One Aphelocoma coerulescens isolate FSJ_1873_10779 chromosome 5, UR_Acoe_1.0, whole genome shotgun sequence DNA segment encodes these proteins:
- the CHP1 gene encoding calcineurin B homologous protein 1 has product MGSRASTLLRDEEIEEIKKETGFSHSQITRLYSRFTSLDKGENGTLSREDFQRIPELAINPLGDRIINAFFPEGEDQVNFRGFMRTLAHFRPIEDNEKSKDQNGPEPLNSRSNKLHFAFRLYDLDKDDKISRDELLQVLRMMVGVNISDEQLGSIADRTIQEADQDGDSAISFAEFVKVLEKVDVEQKMSIRFLH; this is encoded by the exons ATGGGTTCCCGCGCGTCCACTCTGCTGCGGGACGAGGAGATTGAGGAGATCAAGAAGGAGACGGGCT tcTCCCACAGTCAAATCACCCGCTTGTACAGTCGATTCACCAGTCTGGACAAAGGAGAAAATGGCACTCTCAG CCGTGAAGATTTCCAGCGGATTCCAGAGCTTGCCATCAATCCACTCGGAGACAGAATTATCAATGCCTTCTTTCCAGAAGG AGAGGACCAGGTGAATTTCCGTGGATTCATGAGGACGCTAGCCCACTTCCGACCCATAGAAGATAATGAAAAGAGCAAAGACCAGAATGGACCAGAACCACTGAACAGCAGAAGTAACAAGCTCCACT TTGCTTTTCGATTATACGATCTAGATAAAGATGACAAGATTTCCAGGGATGAGCTTCTCCAG GTATTACGGATGATGGTTGGTGTAAATATTTCTGATGAACAGCTGGGCAGCATTGCTGACAGGACAATCCAGGAAGCTGATCAAGATGGAGATAGTGCCATCTCCTTTGCAGAATTTGTAAAG GTTTTGGAGAAGGTGGATGTAGAGCAGAAAATGAGCATTCGATTTCTTCACTGA